One Plasmodium cynomolgi strain B DNA, chromosome 2, whole genome shotgun sequence genomic window carries:
- a CDS encoding VIR-like CYIR protein (putative) yields MEIIENDEYHSVCRCKLIKYWIYYEVKRILASETRDVYKETIRELHKGWTLYNDYGSYRVEQYKCNPESNIPAMKDIVYKKNIHEHCLNYYEISNKKDDNDECRKYKIYIQGLNLPYTSFDSLFSEDKNNYQSYYNKCRTYNPINIPDVSIFHQD; encoded by the coding sequence atgGAAATCATagaaaatgatgaatatCATTCAGTATGCCGCTGCAAACTTATAAAATACTGGATATATTATGAAGTAAAACGAATATTAGCTTCTGAAACTCGAGATGTTTATAAAGAAACTATTCGTGAACTACATAAAGGATGGACGCTTTATAATGATTATGGTAGCTACAGAGTAGAACAATACAAATGCAATCCGGAATCGAATATTCCTGCTATGAAAGatattgtatataaaaagaatattcaTGAACATTGCTTAAATTACTACGAAATcagtaataaaaaagatgatAACGATGAATGtcgaaaatataaaatttacattCAAGGTTTGAACTTGCCATACACAAGTTTTGATAGTTTATTTtctgaagataaaaataattatcaatcttattataataaatgtagAACTTATAATCCAATAAATATTCCTGATGTTTCAATATTCCACCAAGAT
- a CDS encoding VIR-like CYIR protein (putative), with product MLGDEEQITKPQCEYYTKTNLKDYLNEEDDSFKIGCANAYSHITNIHYHPDKNIISAFCEYTNYWFYGKLKSTDKITYNEKLLQEFFKGNGNLEYCVGHTEAIDEHTYSYLKKLEKLYEKFYIFEKKPSTQVHNRCEKGDECVQGYKKHKSTCIENGNNRFCNELENFRDLFNTHLKSQTECKHIGELPSFQGSSLAATISIPVSVMSVISFFSFVT from the coding sequence ATGCTCGGGGATGAGGAACAAATTACCAAACCACAGTGTGAATATTATACGAAAACTAATTTAAAAGACTATttaaatgaagaagatgattcttttaaaataggTTGTGCCAATGCTTATAGTCATATAACAAATATCCATTATCATcctgataaaaatataatatctgcattttgtgaatatacCAATTACTGGTTCTATGGTAAGTTGAAATCAACTgataaaattacatataatgaGAAGTTATTgcaagaattttttaagggAAATGGTAATTTAGAGTATTGCGTAGGTCATACGGAAGCTATTGACGAACATACATATAGTtaccttaaaaaattagaaaaattgtatgagaaattttatatttttgaaaaaaaaccttcAACTCAAGTTCATAATCGTTGTGAGAAAGGTGATGAATGTGTACAAGGTTATAAGAAACACAAGAGTACATGTATTGAAAATGGTAACAATAGATTTTGTAATGAATTAGAAAACTTTCGAGATCTATTTAATACTCATCTTAAATCACAAACTGAGTGCAAACACATAGGAGAATTACCATCCTTCCAAGGATCTTCACTAGCTGCTACCATTTCAATCCCAGTTTCTGTAATGTCAGTAAtatctttcttttcatttgttaC
- a CDS encoding VIR-like CYIR protein (putative) has translation MEYTENEDESKRNDEVEEEIPVPPDPAVVLGGILKKRKQITDHKAVEKTSGSHDNSRMDSSASLSDQSNSEYLTEADGISPYLVLTEKGIKWKILDNETFDCERYGSKDTYGLCKHLKKLHEEGKIKLNPNSSGRDVRNRQPSLGREDGLLDIGSYEMGKDDSYSPNNRNDIYSLLRTKQFRTGTTIVLIILLLDPSLGVEKEGEEILIMNILKENRKSCLDVVKNR, from the exons ATGGAGTATACCGAGAATGAAGATGaaagtaaaagaaatgaTGAAGTAGAGGAAGAAATTCCAGTGCCACCAGATCCGGCTGTAGTATTAGGAGGTATactaaaaaagaggaaacaaATAACTGATCATAAAGCAGTGGAAAAAACATCTGGAAGTCATGATAACTCGCGAATGGACTCAAGCGCTTCACTTAGTGATCAATCTAATTCTGAATATTTAACCGAAGCAGATGGTATATCACCTTACTTGGTACTgacagaaaaaggaattaaatggaaaatacTTGATAATGAAACATTTGATTGTGAGAGATATGGATCAAAAGATACTTATGGATTATGtaaacacttaaaaaaattacatgaagaaggaaaaattaaattaaaccCCAATTCTAGTGGTCGCGATGTAAGAAATAGGCAACCATCACTTGGAAGAGAAGATGGTTTATTAGATATAGGATCATATGAAATGGGTAAAGATGATTCATACTCTCCTAACAACCGGAATGACATATATTCTTTATTAAGGACTAAGCAATTCCGAACAGGAACAACAATTGTTTTAAT TATACTCCTATTGGATCCTTCTTTAGGAGTAgaaaaggagggagaagaaatatTGATcatgaatattttgaaagaaaatCGGAAGAGTTGTCTCGACGTAGTCAAAAATCGGTGA
- a CDS encoding VIR-like CYIR protein (putative) has translation MENIDEKTYGYIPKLIDLYSNISNISTLHNDTWKSDENKNFCNELEKFQKRNNVAMKSVNNCGDEHKYLSSFQDSPIVAVSVIPIIIMYVISFILFISCKISAYFVHK, from the exons aTGGAAAATATTGATGAGAAAACATATGGGTACATCCCAAAACTAATTGATCTATATAGTAATATTAGCAATATATCTACATTGCATAATG ATACTTGGAAaagtgatgaaaataaaaacttttgTAATGAGttagaaaaatttcaaaaacgaaataatGTCGCCATGAAATCAGTAAATAACTGTGGTGAcgaacataaatatttatcatcaTTCCAAGATTCTCCTATAGTAGCTGTCAGTGTAATTCCAATTATTATCATGTATGTAAtatcttttatattatttatatcgTGCAAAATAAGTGCCTATTTTGTGCATAAATGA